A part of Primulina eburnea isolate SZY01 chromosome 10, ASM2296580v1, whole genome shotgun sequence genomic DNA contains:
- the LOC140803832 gene encoding protein ASPARTIC PROTEASE IN GUARD CELL 2-like — MLVFVVFQVFLLLTVVLPPHTTLSHLVITTSAGHAIPFPPFEQLNIKKSIAATKLRPRPRPSPTSDFSSVEDTDHGSAQEAISRNSSVKLNLVHRDKISFSWHKDHRSRFASRMKRDATRVASLIHRLSSDAAAEYEVAGFGSEVVSGMKEGSGEYFVRIGVGSPARSQYMVIDTGSDIVWVQCQPCRQCYHQSDPVFDPVYSASFSGVSCSSTVCDRVENSGCHSGWCKYEVSYGDGSYTKGNLALETLTIGHTMVQNVAIGCGHINRGMFVGASGLLGLGGGSMSIVGQLGGQTGGAFSYCLVSRGTESSGSLEFGRSVLPVGAAWVPLLRNPRAPSFYYIGLLGLGVGGERVPLPDNTFQITEFGDGGVVMDTGTAVTRLPTEAYVAFRDTFIAETGNLPRARGVSIFDTCYDLGGFITVRVPTVSFFLSGGPILTLPARNFLIPVDESGTFCFAFAPSSSRLSIIGNIQQEGIQISFDGANGFVGFGPNVC, encoded by the coding sequence ATGCTCGTCTTTGTTGTCTTTCAAGTATTTCTCTTGCTTACTGTTGTGCTGCCGCCGCATACTACTCTATCCCACCTGGTTATCACCACCTCCGCCGGCCATGCAATCCCTTTTCCTCCGTTTGAACAACTCAACATCAAGAAATCCATCGCCGCCACAAAGCTCCGCCCACGTCCCCGCCCCAGTCCCACCAGTGACTTCAGTAGTGTTGAAGATACTGATCATGGATCAGCTCAAGAAGCAATCAGTCGTAATTCCAGCGTGAAGCTAAATTTGGTTCACAGAGACAAGATATCATTTTCATGGCATAAAGACCACCGCAGTCGTTTTGCAAGCCGAATGAAAAGGGATGCCACAAGGGTTGCTAGCTTGATCCACCGGCTATCCAGTGACGCCGCCGCCGAGTATGAGGTTGCCGGATTTGGGTCGGAGGTGGTTTCCGGAATGAAGGAAGGGAGTGGAGAATATTTCGTGAGGATCGGTGTCGGTAGCCCGGCCAGAAGCCAATACATGGTGATTGATACGGGGAGCGATATTGTGTGGGTCCAATGCCAACCTTGTAGACAGTGTTACCATCAATCCGACCCGGTATTCGACCCGGTCTATTCCGCTTCCTTCTCGGGTGTCTCATGCAGCTCCACGGTTTGTGATCGGGTCGAGAATTCTGGTTGCCACTCGGGTTGGTGTAAATACGAGGTTTCGTACGGAGACGGGTCGTATACTAAAGGGAACTTAGCCTTGGAGACACTGACCATCGGGCACACGATGGTCCAGAACGTGGCTATTGGGTGCGGGCATATAAATCGGGGCATGTTTGTTGGGGCTTCCGGGTTGTTGGGTCTTGGTGGAGGGTCCATGTCCATCGTGGGTCAGTTGGGCGGGCAAACGGGTGGAGCATTTAGCTATTGTTTAGTGAGCCGGGGAACCGAGTCATCCGGGTCGCTAGAGTTTGGTCGCTCCGTGCTGCCCGTGGGTGCTGCTTGGGTTCCGCTGCTAAGAAATCCTCGAGCCCCAAGTTTTTACTATATTGGACTTTTGGGCCTCGGGGTTGGAGGTGAACGGGTACCGTTGCCCGACAACACCTTTCAAATAACCGAATTCGGCGACGGTGGAGTTGTAATGGACACGGGCACCGCCGTGACGCGCTTGCCTACGGAAGCTTATGTGGCATTTCGAGACACTTTCATAGCCGAGACGGGAAACCTACCTCGAGCCCGTGGAGTTTCTATATTCGACACGTGCTATGATTTGGGTGGATTCATAACGGTTCGGGTACCAACGGTTTCGTTTTTCTTGTCAGGTGGCCCGATACTGACCCTTCCGGCAAGGAACTTCCTGATTCCGGTTGACGAAAGTGGCACATTCTGTTTTGCGTTTGCACCATCTAGCTCGAGGCTTTCCATAATAGGGAACATTCAACAAGAAGGGATTCAAATCTCTTTTGATGGAGCAAATGGCTTTGTTGGTTTCGGGCCCAATGTTTGTTGA